A DNA window from Zingiber officinale cultivar Zhangliang chromosome 3A, Zo_v1.1, whole genome shotgun sequence contains the following coding sequences:
- the LOC122052496 gene encoding thiamine thiazole synthase 2, chloroplastic-like: MAASMATSSLVSNPKPLLSDRSSFGGLRLASTVLRPHQSTGRSSLSVTASAAPKYDLDAFTFAPIKESVVSREMTRRYMTDMITYADTDVVVVGAGSAGLSCAYEISKDPSVRVAIVEQSVSPGGGAWLGGQLFSAMVIRKPAHLFLDELGVPYDEADNYVVVRHAALFTSTIMSRLLARPNVKLFNAVAAEDLIVKDDRVAGVVTNWALVSMNHDTQSCMDPNVMEARVVVSSCGHDGPFGATGVKRLKDIGMIESVPGMKALDMNTAEDAIVRLTREVVPGMIVTGMEVAEIDGAPRMGPTFGAMLISGQKAAHLALKALGRPNAIDGSIGAESVHPELVLASSDAGEIVDA; encoded by the exons ATGGCGGCCTCCATGGCGACCTCCTCCCTTGTCTCCAACCCCAAGCCCCTCCTCTCCGACCGCTCCTCCTTCGGCGGCCTCCGCCTCGCCTCCACTGTGCTCCGCCCCCACCAAAGCACCGGCCGCTCCTCCCTCTCCGTCACCGCCTCCGCCGCCCCCAAGTACGACCTCGACGCTTTCACCTTCGCGCCCATCAAGGAGTCCGTCGTCTCCCGCGAGATGACCCGCCGCTACATGACGGACATGATCACGTACGCCGACACTGACGTGGTGGTCGTCGGCGCCGGCTCCGCCGGGCTTTCCTGCGCCTACGAGATCTCCAAGGACCCCTCCGTCCGCGTGGCCATCGTGGAGCAGTCCGTCTCCCCCGGCGGCGGCGCGTGGCTCGGCGGCCAGCTGTTCTCCGCCATGGTCATCCGCAAGCCCGCCCACCTCTTCCTCGACGAGCTCGGCGTGCCCTACGACGAGGCCGACAACTACGTTGTCGTCCGCCACGCCGCCCTATTCACCTCCACCATCATGAGCCGCCTCCTCGCCCGCCCCAACGTCAAGCTCTTCAACGCCGTCGCGGCAGAGGACCTCATCGTCAAGGACGACCGCGTCGCCGGCGTCGTCACCAACTGGGCGTTGGTCTCCATGAACCACGACACCCAGTCGTGCATGGACCCCAACGTGATGGAGGCCAGGGTGGTGGTGAGCTCCTGCGGCCACGACGGGCCGTTCGGAGCCACCGGCGTGAAGCGGCTCAAGGATATCGGGATGATCGAGTCGGTCCCCGGGATGAAGGCCCTCGACATGAACACGGCGGAAGACGCTATCGTGCGCCTCACCAGGGAAGTCGTGCCCGGCATGATCGTCACTGGCATGGAAGTCGCTGAGATCGACGGAGCTCCGAGAATG GGGCCGACCTTTGGGGCGATGCTGATCTCGGGACAGAAGGCAGCGCACCTGGCGCTGAAGGCGTTGGGGCGGCCCAATGCCATCGACGGCAGCATCGGAGCCGAGTCGGTACACCCGGAGCTTGTGCTGGCCTCGTCGGACGCCGGGGAGATCGTGGACGCTTAG